The nucleotide window GTAGAAAACCAAAAGACTTTCGGACTTACGTGAAAGAAACAGCCAAAACTGGCATTTGGAAACTACCCGAAAAAGCTATCTAATCACTGTTCGGTGGGATACCCACTATAAGTCATTTTACCGGTAAAATAAATCGGACTTTTTTCTTCCAAGAGAATCCTTGTATTTAGTTTGGATTGGATCTCTTGGAGGCTTTGTAACGAATAGGATACACCTGCCGTATCTACTGCCAAAACATAATGGTAAGAGGAGTTTGGATTTTCATCCAGTTCCAAATCATCCCAAATATGTAAAAGATTACCAGAGCCTAACTCACGATTTCGATCAGGGATAAGGATTGCTTCGTTTAACGTTTGATTTGGTGAAGTCGGTAGACCTTGGTGGTAAATTCGTTTTTCAGAAATGATGATGGTCTTTGTTGGATCAAAGTGAGAAGGAAGATACACTTCCGTGGGGGCATCGGAAAATCTACCTTTCCAAATGAGGAGTTGGAATCTTTTGTCACCAAAGTATTTCGGTTCCGTACTTCCTGGTTTGATGGCTGCCCAAGAAAACATTTTATTCCATGTATCAGATCCCACTGTATTGTAATGGCTACTCATCACTCTGCCTTGCGCCTTTCGGAAGTAAGCACGCCCCACCACACGTTCATCTAAGTTAAAACTTGTTCCGTAATTTCCTACAACAGAGAAGTCTTCATCATTCCAGGCATCTTTGGTTGTAATGAGTTTGGAAGGATTCCCATTCATATACTCAGAATGGTTGTTGTAATAATAATCCCAATGCCACTGGGTTCCAGATACAATCGGATTGTAAAAATCGGCAAATCTAGATTTAGAAGTTTGGTTTCCATCCGAAATTTCCATCGCTTGGTAAACCGCACTGATCATTCTCGCAGTGTCTTTGGCACCAGTTCCTTTTAACCACATTCCAAATTCACTGAGGAATACTGGGATTTTTAAAAACCTAGATTCTTTTCTAATTTCATCTAAGTATTTGAAGTAAGTAGCATTATCGATTCCTGTGAGGTCTGTTCCCATGCGGCCTGCATCATAGAAGTGAGAGTTAAATACAAACCCAGGACCTGGGGGAGAAAGTAAATGGCCTCCTCCCGTGGCAGGAGCGATCGCAGATCCAATGTTTGTATTCCAAAACACTAATGGTTCTGCAAACACCCATTTAGATTCCCATCCATTTTGATTGAGAATGGTGCGTATCCTTTTATACATTGGCCAAAGTTTTTGGTTGTCCCACTGAGCAGGTGTTAATCCTTCCATTCCTCCATCTACCGGTTCATTGAAAGGATCAAGTCCCAAAACATAAGAGAATTCTTCCGCAGTTAGTTTCTCTTTGATGTAGGAAGTGGCTTTATCAATTTGCCAAAGGAATTCTGTTTGCATATTCCTTGTTCCTTGGGATGTCGAAAGAGGTGCATTGTTCCAGAAATTACGAAATGCCCTACGAACAGCTTCATTGGTTAAATTGTTTTGGCTCCAACTGGCACAAATGAAACCGCAGTATTCGGTTGGATAACTTCCTCCTTTTGTGATCCAAGCAGGTGCGCCATTTCCTGTATGCCAAGAGTTTTTATTAAAAAGATGGCGAGAAAATAAATCTTGGTGGTAATCAAGAAGGATAAACATCCGTTTGGCGGTTGCTTTTTTCATCTGACTGATGACAGCATCTAAATAGTAATAATCAATGGTATCCACTCCAGGATGTACACCTTCCCATGCGATGGTAAAACGGATGAGATTTGATCCGGTGGTTTTCCCAAGCCTAGTAAAAGCAATCTCAGCATCGGAATCATTGGCAAAGGGTTTGAATCCGTGTTGTGCCAGTTTCATATTTCCCGAAATATTAAATCCGCGGAAACTTACTTCGCGCCCAAGCCCATCCACAAAGATCTGGTCTGTGAATTGTTGGTTTGTTTTTTCCGAAATCAAAATCTCCCTTTCCCCTGGTGAGGAACTATAATCCAAACTATGAAAAGAACTGGCACTAGTAGCAATAGACCTTGTGGGAAGACCTGTGTCCGTTGCATTTGCAGTGGAAACTAAGTTTGCACCTGGTTGGAGTAGGGCCAGTGTTTGTGCCTGCGAATCCTTGGTAGGAGCACAGCCAAAACTAGATATAAGAACTAGCGTTGTGGCCCACCATAAGGGTAAATTTTTCCAGTTTGTTTTCATAGATCCTCTCCAGGTTCCTTCTTTGTGGAAAGGAACTTTGGCCACTTGAGTCATACTAACCGACATGTGTCGACTAAAAAATTGCCATCAAATTACCATAAGTATGGAGTTTAGAATTCTCCTCGCTGAAAAAGGAACTCCACTTGAAAAAGTAAGCGGCTTACCTTTTTCCCCATGGGAAAAAATCCCAACGATTTCCTTTCCTTTTGTCAGATTCCTTAGGGAGATTACTCCTCTTTGTAGCGAATCTCTGAACGCTGGTCTAAAAAAACCGACAGTTGTCGATTAAATTTCTTGCCATATTTTTAACACTGTTTAGACTTATAAACCGAATTTGGTCCTAAAGTAACATTTAGGTCCAAACCCAAGCGAAAAAGATTTCATTTAGAAATTTAGATTCGGAGAGAGAGTATATGAATTCCAAAAGAGATTCCCGAGTGCACTTGGGTTTAACCATTGTTTGTTGTTTTTTGGTTTTGACTTGTTCAGACCAAAAATCGTCCCCTTCCCCCATCCTCGGTTTGGTGAGCGCAAGTACATCGGACTCTGTTAGTTCTGATTTAGTGGGCACAACTGGTGTCAGTCGTGCTGTAGCCCCGTCGCTCGGTTCCTCTCCTTATCTAGTCGGTGCAGGGATTTATGACATCACAGGTCCTGCTGCTGAAGTAGGGATGATGGGTTTTGCCGAATCTGCGCAAAAAACAGAAGGGATTTATATGCGCCTTTGGTCCAGGGCCTATATCGTTGGAGATGCATCCAAACGAGTTGTATTTGTCAGTGCCGACCTAGGTATGATTTTTCAATCCATCAAACAAGCGGTAAGTCGCAAAATTGCATTGGATTCTGAACTTTCACCTTATTACAATCAGGCGAATGTTCTACTTTCGGCAACTCATACTCATAGTGGTCCTGGTGGATACTCCCATTATTTTTTATACAACGCAACAACGGCTGGTTTTATTAAAGAAAACTTTGATGTCATAGTAGATGGAATTTATCGTTCCATTAAATTGGCTCATCAAAATTTAGTTCCCGGAAATGTATACATCAACCAAGGGACTTTGACTGATGCGAGCAAAAACCGTTCTGCAGTTGCTTATGATAAAAACCCAGCTTCAGAAAGAAGTTACTACGGTTCAAACGTAGACCAAACCATGACTCTATTGAAACTAGTGGCTGCTGATGGTAGAGAAATTGGAATGGTCAACTGGTTTGCAGTCCATCCAACAAACGTAGGTCCATCCAATAAATTAATTGGTGGCGATAACAAAGGGTATGCTTCTTATCTATTTGAAAAGTCAAAAGGAGCCAATTATTCTGCTAATTCAACTTTTGTTGCTGCTTTTGCACAATCCAATGCCGGAGATGTGACACCTAACCTTTGGGGTCCAGCGGATGGTGTGAACGACTATGCTCGTCAAAACATCATCGGAGAAAAACAATTCAACAAAGCACAATCTCTTTACACAAGTGCCAATACACAATTGTCAGGTTCTGTGGATTTCCGTCATACGTATGTTAACTTCTCTAATCTTTATGTGAGTAGTGTAGGAACCACCACTTGCCCTGCGGGAATGGGTGCTTCCTTTTCTGCTGGTAGTGTGGAAGACAATGCAGTCTCTGTGGATTTTTTTGATGAAGGAACTACAATCGATTCATTGGATTGGAATACAAACACTGCTGATGCCTTTAAGTCTAGTTTTCTTGGAGGAGCTCTTGGTGTTTTATGGCCGGCATCTACAAGTGAAGCTTACAAACTTTGCCATGCAGAAAAACCTGTCCTCATTCCGACAGGAGTTGCTAGTTTCGATGGCAATCCTTGGACACCTCCAGTGATTCCTATGCAGATCATTAAAATTGGAAGTTTAGCAATCCTTGCCATTCCGGCAGAAGTGTCTACTATGGCTGGTCGAAGACTACGTTCTCTTGTGAAGAATGTTTTGGAAAATGAATACACAGTGGTCGCAGGTCTTTCCAATTCCTATACTTCGTATTTAACAACTAGAGAAGAATACTCTTCTCAACAGTATGAAGGAGCTTCCACTCAATTTGGTCCCAACACACTGTTTGGATATGAACAAGAATTTGGAAAACTAGCAAGTGCTTTGCGAAATGGAACTGCCTCTCCTGCAGGCCCTACACCTGCGGACCTAACAAACAACCAAGCTACCTTCCAAACTGGAGTGGTGTTTGATGATGTTCCCCTCTTTAAAAGTTTCGGTAGTCTTGTCACTCAACCTTCTGCGTCTTATAGTAGCGGTGCTACAGTCAGTGCGGTATTCTGGGGCGGGCATCCCAAAAACAATATGCTCATCGGAAGTAGCTTCGTGGACGTAGAAAAACAAAATGGATCCACTTGGGCAGTCGTGGCAAGGGATTATGATCCGTCCACGACGTACCGCTGGCAAAGAGATGGGGTAGCCAATTCCAAAATTACCGTTTCTTGGAAAACAACTTCTTTTCCATCGGGAACCTACCGCATCCGTCACCGTGGCCATTGGAAATCGGGATGGACGGGCGCAATCAGTGCCTACCAAGGAGTCACAAACAATTTCACAGTGCAGTAATATCTGAACAATCACTCACCTGGCCCCTAAAAAGGTCAGGTATTTTTCTTTTGCAACGGGATTGACTGGGTGAGATTCTAAAGAAGGCTCGTACTATGGATAAATTGGTAGACGCATCTTTATCTCCTGACCTTGCCTCTCGGCCTTTTAAATTTACGAGTAAACAAGGGAGAAACAGACGTACACAATTGTTAACTATCGCTTTGGAATTCCTCAGAGAAAAATCTCCCGAAGAGATTAGTTTTGCCGACATTTGCAAAGAGGCAAATATTCCTAGACCCTCTGCCTACCATTTTTTTCCCAATGTGGAAGCCATCTTTCACGGAATTCGTTTATTACACTCAGAAAGTTTGATCGAAAAATCCCTTTTGTTAAAAAGAGAAACCTTTGTTAGCTGGGAAAAATACATTGAACGTTCGATTGATGTAGCCGTGGAGGTAACGAATAAAGAAATTGCATTCCCACGTTTGATTTATGGATACAGAATGAGTCATCCTGAGATGCGCCAAGTAGGGCAGGAGCTCGATGCAAAACTTGCCAACTTAGCGAAACTAGGTCTTATGGACCGATTTGTTTTGCCTGAATTAGAACAGGCAGACCAAATCTTTGGCGTTGCCTTTTCTATTGCAGATTCTTTATTAAAACTATCTTACAGAACCTATGGAGATTTCACTCCTTGGATGGTAGGAGAGGCTAAAAAAGCGACTATCTCTTATTTAAAAAACTACCTACCGGAAGTTTGTAAACCTAAGTAGACGTTATTCGTAATTGCCTGAATAGGTAGCCCCTCCGAGGGTTCCACCATTGACAGTTCCAATATCATTGATTGCGTTTGAGGCATTATCGTAGTAGAGAGCTGTCGGACAACTGAAGAGTCTGTTTCCATTAAAAGTAATGGGACTTGATCCTCCATTTTCAAATAAACAATACCGAATGTTTCCGCCGGAAGTAAAAAGTGTATTGAATTGATAATTGCCGACATCTCCGGCTCCTGCACCTTGGTATATCGCATAACTTGTGTTTCCTGACCCTGCATTCAAAATATTATTTGTTACTATCGAATTTGATGGATGGCTAGTATTAAATGCATAGGAAAAACTTCCCGTACCTCCATCAATTGAATTAAAAATAATCGTTGGCGTATTAGCATGAGGAGAATTATAAATTCCATGAGAAGAATCATTTGCAATCCCACCATAAATCGTATTGTAAGCCACTGTCGGTGAGGAACTATCTTGGACAAATACTCCAAAAGTACCTGTGGCCGTAGAAGTCCCTCCTTGAATCGTATTGTTCGAAATGATTGCCGAAGATGTGGAAAGAAAAATAGCAACGGAAATAGCGTTACTGACAGTACCTCCTTCCAATCGGTTGTTTGTGATCGTGGGAGAACCGGAGAAACAATTGAAAGCAATTGATGCTGTCGGTGCATTTGCATTTGATGCACCACGAATCGTAAATCCATCCACCACTGTTGAAGTTGTGATCGTTGCCCCAGCACTGACCGTTATGCTGTCGGCGCTTGCCGTCGCTGTATCCACAATCCTTGCGATGTAAACACTGGAATTACGATTTAAAAAATCTGTACTAAACCCACCATATAAAGAAACGAGATTTACCAAATTAATCTGAGTTCCGAGTCCACTATTCACTAAATAAGTCCCTTCAGAGACAAAAATGGCGGCCGGTGGAGTTGCTGCAGAAACTGCTGAGGAAATGGAGAGTTTTGTATTTCCAGGGCTTGTTCCTGAATTTCCATCATTCCCTGAAGGACTTACATAATATAAATTGGTATTGGAAGAAAGAACAGTGTAATTTCCAATCACAGGAGTGATATGGATTCCAAGAGAATCTGTTGCCTCTAAAATAAAGGAATAGGTTCCGACAGGAATGGGACCCGAAAGAACCACCGTGTCATTGGCAGAATAAGAATCGGACCAAACTGGTGTTAGTTTTGAACCGAGCGTTGCCGAAAACGAATCTGGAACCATACTACGACTGAAGACAATCCGAATGTTTGTATTAGCGAGAATGACATTTCCGAGAGAGGGAGTGATGGTTGCTGTTGGACTCCCGTAAAACCCCAAAAGTAAACTAAGCTGTTTTAGTTTGTCATTTTTTTGGGTTGGGTCCAGATCCAAAAGTTCTCTAACAATTGGGTTTAATAAACAATGGAATTGGAGAAATAAAAGAACGAAAATAAATAGAAAAGAGACCTTGGGGATTTTTCTGTATTTTCGCATAACATATCCAGAGTTGGGTAGGTTATCATATTTTGTCAATCAGGCAATTCATATATCAATTTAGTCTGAACCAGTGATTCAGGGTTCAAGCCGGATTTTGGTTCTGAAAGTCCAAAATTTTGTTTAAAGATTATTTCATTCCATTGTAAGCATATTCCGTAACGGTTTGGATGAATCTTTCCATCTCACTCAAGTCATTTTTCATCTGCAAACGACCTTCCAAAAATAACATCGCAATTCCATGAATCATGGCCCAAGAGGCTAAGGTTTTTTCTCTAGTATTTCCTTTTTCTAGGTATCCCAAATTTTGGCCCATTCGAATGATTTCGTGTAACTGCCGATAGGTTCTACGTGAGACGGCAAGTAAAGTAGGATGGGTTTTCACATCTACCCCTGTTCCACCAAACATAATCCTTGCGAACTGCCTGTTAGTCATAATGAATTGGAAGTAGGTCCAACCAAGGGCACGGTATCTGCCTTTGAAGTCATTATCTGTTTTTTCTAATTCTTTTTGGTAAGTTTCAAAATACTTTTGGAATCCTATTTCTGCAATAGCAGCAAAGAGGGAATGTTTATTTTCAAAATGATGGTAACTGGCAACATGACTCACTCCAGCTTTTGCTGCTACTTTGCGAAGGGAGATGTCTTCCAATGATGTGTTTTCTAAAAGGTCCACACCCGCTTGGATGAGAGCTTCTCTGACATTCATCCCACTTTCTTTGGAGGGGCGACCCACTCCCATATGCTTTTGTGAGGATATTTTTTTCGAAGCAGCCATTTCCCCATTTTTCTCTGTTATGCTTTCCTATGCCAGCAGTTATTTACCGGTGGTAATTTATGGCTTGCCCCATTATTCAGAAATATTACCAATGGTAAATTAATTCAATTTAGGAATAAATCAGAATGAACACAGCTTTTTCACCCATTTCTCTCGGTAATTTTACACTTCCCAACCGTTTCATTATGGGATCCATGCATCTTGGTGTGGAAGGAGAGACAGGCACTGCGGAACGAATGGCCGCTTTTTACGGCAAACGTTTTGAAGGAGGAGTGGGCCTTATTGTCACCGGTGGGATCAGCGTAAATGAAGAAGGTAAGGGTTCTCGTAGTTTTTTTAACATCCAAAACAATGAACATGCTCATGAATTAAGGAAAATGAATGGACTCCTAAAAGGAAAAGGAACCATGTGCGCCCAGTTGTTCCATGCCGGAAGGTATGCTGCAGATCGTGGATGTGTGGCACCTTCTGCCATACGAGCACCAATCAATCGTTATGTGCCAAAAGCACTTACGGAAGAGGAATGTTGGAAGACGGTAGAAGACTTTGGAAAAGCGGCAAAACTAGCAGAAGAAGTCGGATTCGGAGCTGTGGAAATTATGGGTAGCGAAGGTTATCTTTTAAACCAATTCTTTTCTGCCGTCACAAACAAACGTGATGATTATTTTGGCGGAGACAACAAACGAAGAATGAATCTTTCTATCGAAGTCCTACGTGCCGTCAAAAAACAACTCCCCGAAGGTTTTCCTGTGATCTTTCGGATGTCCGGGATTGATCTGATTCCTGGAAATCCAAGTTTTGAAGAAGTAGTCCAGTTAGCAAATGTTTTGCGAGAAGAAAAAGTTTCTGCTCTCAATATAGGGATTGGTTGGCATGAATCAAGAATTCCAACCATTAGCCAACTTGTTCCCCGAGGTGCCTGGGTTTCCATTGCCAGTCGCATCAAAGAAAATACACCGGGTGTTCCCATCATTGCCTCCAACCGAGTGAATGATCCCATTACTATGCAACAAGTTTTTGATGAAAATAGAGCCGATATCATTTCGATGGCAAGGCCCTTCCTTGCAGATCCATTCATTGTAAAAAAATTCCAATTGGGTATGTCGAATCGAATCAATACCTGTGTGGCTTGTAACCAAGCTTGTCTTGACCATGCTTTCCAAGAAAAATCTGTATCCTGTATAGTAAATCCAGAAGCCGTAAATGAATTAGAATATACGAAACCCAAAGTAAAAGACCCTAAAAAAGTTTTAATCATTGGAACAGGTCCCGCAGGCCTTGAAGCGGCCCGTGTCAGTGCAAACCTTGGTCACAAAGTCATTTTAGTCGAAAAAGCAAATGTACTTGGGGGGCAATTTCAATTGGCATCGCATATCCCTGGTAAGTCGGAGTTTAAAGAAACCATTCGTTATTTTTCCAATGAACTTCCTGCTTTAGGTGTCGACATACGATTGAATACAACTGCAACTCTAACGTTGTTAGAAACAGAAAATCCTGATGTCACTATTTTCGCAAGTGGTGTGAAACCCAGAGAGTTTTCCTTAAAAGGACTAGAAAACCTACCCTCAGGAAA belongs to Leptospira terpstrae serovar Hualin str. LT 11-33 = ATCC 700639 and includes:
- a CDS encoding glycoside hydrolase family 5 protein, producing MKTNWKNLPLWWATTLVLISSFGCAPTKDSQAQTLALLQPGANLVSTANATDTGLPTRSIATSASSFHSLDYSSSPGEREILISEKTNQQFTDQIFVDGLGREVSFRGFNISGNMKLAQHGFKPFANDSDAEIAFTRLGKTTGSNLIRFTIAWEGVHPGVDTIDYYYLDAVISQMKKATAKRMFILLDYHQDLFSRHLFNKNSWHTGNGAPAWITKGGSYPTEYCGFICASWSQNNLTNEAVRRAFRNFWNNAPLSTSQGTRNMQTEFLWQIDKATSYIKEKLTAEEFSYVLGLDPFNEPVDGGMEGLTPAQWDNQKLWPMYKRIRTILNQNGWESKWVFAEPLVFWNTNIGSAIAPATGGGHLLSPPGPGFVFNSHFYDAGRMGTDLTGIDNATYFKYLDEIRKESRFLKIPVFLSEFGMWLKGTGAKDTARMISAVYQAMEISDGNQTSKSRFADFYNPIVSGTQWHWDYYYNNHSEYMNGNPSKLITTKDAWNDEDFSVVGNYGTSFNLDERVVGRAYFRKAQGRVMSSHYNTVGSDTWNKMFSWAAIKPGSTEPKYFGDKRFQLLIWKGRFSDAPTEVYLPSHFDPTKTIIISEKRIYHQGLPTSPNQTLNEAILIPDRNRELGSGNLLHIWDDLELDENPNSSYHYVLAVDTAGVSYSLQSLQEIQSKLNTRILLEEKSPIYFTGKMTYSGYPTEQ
- a CDS encoding neutral/alkaline ceramidase; protein product: MNSKRDSRVHLGLTIVCCFLVLTCSDQKSSPSPILGLVSASTSDSVSSDLVGTTGVSRAVAPSLGSSPYLVGAGIYDITGPAAEVGMMGFAESAQKTEGIYMRLWSRAYIVGDASKRVVFVSADLGMIFQSIKQAVSRKIALDSELSPYYNQANVLLSATHTHSGPGGYSHYFLYNATTAGFIKENFDVIVDGIYRSIKLAHQNLVPGNVYINQGTLTDASKNRSAVAYDKNPASERSYYGSNVDQTMTLLKLVAADGREIGMVNWFAVHPTNVGPSNKLIGGDNKGYASYLFEKSKGANYSANSTFVAAFAQSNAGDVTPNLWGPADGVNDYARQNIIGEKQFNKAQSLYTSANTQLSGSVDFRHTYVNFSNLYVSSVGTTTCPAGMGASFSAGSVEDNAVSVDFFDEGTTIDSLDWNTNTADAFKSSFLGGALGVLWPASTSEAYKLCHAEKPVLIPTGVASFDGNPWTPPVIPMQIIKIGSLAILAIPAEVSTMAGRRLRSLVKNVLENEYTVVAGLSNSYTSYLTTREEYSSQQYEGASTQFGPNTLFGYEQEFGKLASALRNGTASPAGPTPADLTNNQATFQTGVVFDDVPLFKSFGSLVTQPSASYSSGATVSAVFWGGHPKNNMLIGSSFVDVEKQNGSTWAVVARDYDPSTTYRWQRDGVANSKITVSWKTTSFPSGTYRIRHRGHWKSGWTGAISAYQGVTNNFTVQ
- a CDS encoding TetR/AcrR family transcriptional regulator encodes the protein MDKLVDASLSPDLASRPFKFTSKQGRNRRTQLLTIALEFLREKSPEEISFADICKEANIPRPSAYHFFPNVEAIFHGIRLLHSESLIEKSLLLKRETFVSWEKYIERSIDVAVEVTNKEIAFPRLIYGYRMSHPEMRQVGQELDAKLANLAKLGLMDRFVLPELEQADQIFGVAFSIADSLLKLSYRTYGDFTPWMVGEAKKATISYLKNYLPEVCKPK
- a CDS encoding TetR/AcrR family transcriptional regulator, producing the protein MAASKKISSQKHMGVGRPSKESGMNVREALIQAGVDLLENTSLEDISLRKVAAKAGVSHVASYHHFENKHSLFAAIAEIGFQKYFETYQKELEKTDNDFKGRYRALGWTYFQFIMTNRQFARIMFGGTGVDVKTHPTLLAVSRRTYRQLHEIIRMGQNLGYLEKGNTREKTLASWAMIHGIAMLFLEGRLQMKNDLSEMERFIQTVTEYAYNGMK
- a CDS encoding oxidoreductase → MNTAFSPISLGNFTLPNRFIMGSMHLGVEGETGTAERMAAFYGKRFEGGVGLIVTGGISVNEEGKGSRSFFNIQNNEHAHELRKMNGLLKGKGTMCAQLFHAGRYAADRGCVAPSAIRAPINRYVPKALTEEECWKTVEDFGKAAKLAEEVGFGAVEIMGSEGYLLNQFFSAVTNKRDDYFGGDNKRRMNLSIEVLRAVKKQLPEGFPVIFRMSGIDLIPGNPSFEEVVQLANVLREEKVSALNIGIGWHESRIPTISQLVPRGAWVSIASRIKENTPGVPIIASNRVNDPITMQQVFDENRADIISMARPFLADPFIVKKFQLGMSNRINTCVACNQACLDHAFQEKSVSCIVNPEAVNELEYTKPKVKDPKKVLIIGTGPAGLEAARVSANLGHKVILVEKANVLGGQFQLASHIPGKSEFKETIRYFSNELPALGVDIRLNTTATLTLLETENPDVTIFASGVKPREFSLKGLENLPSGNYSEYLTGKFQPGKRVAVIGGGGIGVDVAHRLTEEEDPTLTSYDKKYNISSFTETGVQKEKAHRDVAVFRRNGKHGAGLGPTTFWALKQELESVGVEFYHGLTYKEVTKEGLKVELKNGEEFLYPCDSLILCVGQEKETSLLEEFQNKYPDKQTIVIGGAKDPRNIDAKRAFFEGLEAAYSIN